From Toxorhynchites rutilus septentrionalis strain SRP chromosome 2, ASM2978413v1, whole genome shotgun sequence, a single genomic window includes:
- the LOC129766784 gene encoding pro-resilin-like has translation MFKVLPIIVALATSTVAYVAGTGYNIVTKHATQYYGSGPNSIDNYGASGYSGSGNLGYLSKASKYDIYDDQYDHKDYYAYPKYKFNYGVQDAHTGDHKSQWEIRDGDVVKGGYSLFEPDGTKRVVEYTSDKHNGFNAVVKKIGIAHHPKFYGTAGGISGSGYDEHHGDGYSY, from the coding sequence TTGGCTACGAGCACTGTAGCATACGTTGCTGGAACAGGTTACAATATTGTAACAAAACACGCCACACAGTATTATGGAAGTGGTCCAAATTCAATCGACAATTATGGAGCATCGGGTTACAGTGGAAGTGGAAATTTAGGTTACCTGAGTAAAGCCAGCAAATACGACATTTACGATGATCAGTACGACCACAAGGATTATTACGCTTACCCAAAGTACAAATTTAACTATGGAGTTCAAGACGCCCACACCGGGGACCACAAGTCGCAGTGGGAAATTCGGGATGGGGATGTCGTGAAGGGAGGTTACTCACTGTTCGAACCGGACGGCACAAAGCGAGTCGTGGAGTATACCTCGGATAAACACAATGGCTTCAATGCTGTTGtaaagaaaattggcattgctcaCCACCCAAAATTTTACGGAACCGCTGGCGGAATCTCCGGAAGTGGATACGATGAGCATCACGGCGATGGCTACAGTTACTGA